One Acidimicrobiia bacterium DNA window includes the following coding sequences:
- a CDS encoding Rieske 2Fe-2S domain-containing protein — MSEEIKVCSVAKLPPGKVVGAGPYAVGNADGELFAVTRRCRHLMADLADGSIASDGCLVCPWHHAKYDVETGRMVRGPQGIFAKIPFLGTTYKILTTVLPLRRGKVTKRKTIIYVE, encoded by the coding sequence ATGTCAGAAGAGATCAAAGTCTGTTCGGTCGCCAAGCTGCCACCCGGCAAAGTCGTCGGCGCCGGACCATACGCGGTCGGCAACGCCGATGGCGAATTGTTCGCCGTCACGAGGAGATGTCGCCATTTGATGGCCGACCTGGCAGACGGTTCGATCGCGTCGGACGGCTGCCTTGTGTGTCCCTGGCACCACGCCAAATACGATGTGGAAACCGGGCGGATGGTGCGAGGACCGCAAGGAATCTTCGCCAAGATTCCATTCCTCGGCACGACCTACAAGATCTTGACGACGGTACTCCCGCTCCGCCGGGGGAAGGTCACCAAGCGCAAGACCATCATCTACGTCGAGTAG
- a CDS encoding propionyl-CoA synthetase, producing MSYARTYEASQLDPAQFWAKAAEEIDWLIPFEVVLDDTRRPFYRWFRGGVMNTCYNALDRHVAGGRAAQNALIYDSPMTGQIQSITYAELLERVALFAGALRNLGVEKGDRVIIYMPMVPEAVIAMLACARIGAVHSVVFGGFAAKELATRIDDAQPTVIVAASCGLEPGRTVAYKPLLDEAIAMSAHDPGACIILQRPELEADLIKGRDVTWEQAIEGAEPTECVAVMATDPLYILYTSGTTGVPKGVVRDNGGHAVALNWSMRNVYGVEPGDTFWAASDVGWVVGHSYIVYGPLLAGCTSVLFEGKPVGTPDPGTFWRVIAEHNVKVLFTAPTAFRAIKRDDPTGSYLANYDLSGFKALFLAGERCDPDTLNWASEKLGVPVLDHWWQTETGWAVAGNPLGIELLPVKPGSAGVPIPGYRVEVVDDEGTIVPPGEIGSVVIRLPMPPGTLPTLWNNEAGYESSYLSRYPGYYLTGDAGFKDNDGYISIMSRIDDIINVAGHRLSTGGMEEILADHPDVAECAVIGVDDDLKGQVPIGFVVLKSGVDRDHAEIVAELVAAVRQRIGPVAAFKEATVVARLPKTRSGKILRSTMRKIAEAQSWSVPATIDDPVILEEIGEALATIGYPKV from the coding sequence ATGAGTTACGCCCGGACGTACGAAGCATCCCAGCTCGATCCAGCACAATTCTGGGCGAAGGCTGCTGAAGAAATCGACTGGCTCATCCCCTTCGAAGTCGTACTCGACGACACCCGCCGCCCGTTCTACCGTTGGTTTAGAGGCGGTGTGATGAACACCTGCTACAACGCTCTCGATCGCCATGTGGCTGGCGGACGGGCGGCGCAAAACGCCCTCATCTACGACAGTCCCATGACCGGACAGATCCAGAGCATCACCTATGCCGAGCTACTTGAGAGAGTGGCGTTGTTCGCCGGAGCCCTCAGAAACCTCGGAGTCGAAAAAGGCGATCGGGTCATCATCTACATGCCAATGGTTCCCGAGGCCGTCATTGCCATGTTGGCATGTGCTCGAATCGGGGCCGTTCACTCAGTGGTATTCGGTGGCTTCGCAGCAAAAGAGCTGGCAACCCGGATCGACGACGCTCAACCAACGGTGATCGTGGCGGCCTCGTGTGGATTGGAACCGGGCAGAACTGTGGCGTACAAACCTCTCCTTGACGAGGCAATCGCCATGTCGGCCCACGACCCTGGGGCTTGCATCATCCTGCAACGGCCCGAGCTGGAAGCCGACTTGATCAAGGGCCGGGACGTAACCTGGGAGCAGGCGATCGAAGGGGCCGAGCCAACCGAATGTGTGGCGGTCATGGCGACCGACCCGTTGTACATTCTCTACACCTCGGGCACGACCGGGGTTCCCAAGGGCGTTGTTCGCGACAACGGTGGCCATGCGGTAGCTCTCAACTGGTCAATGCGGAACGTGTACGGAGTGGAACCCGGGGATACGTTCTGGGCAGCTTCCGACGTCGGCTGGGTGGTCGGGCACTCGTACATTGTCTACGGTCCCCTCCTGGCCGGATGCACCTCCGTCCTATTTGAAGGCAAGCCAGTCGGAACTCCCGATCCGGGGACCTTCTGGCGGGTAATAGCCGAGCACAACGTCAAGGTCCTTTTCACCGCACCAACGGCTTTCCGGGCCATCAAACGAGACGATCCCACCGGCAGCTACCTCGCCAACTACGACCTCTCGGGTTTCAAAGCTCTTTTCCTGGCCGGCGAGCGTTGTGACCCCGACACCCTCAACTGGGCATCCGAAAAGCTCGGCGTTCCGGTACTCGACCACTGGTGGCAAACCGAGACGGGCTGGGCCGTGGCAGGCAATCCCCTCGGCATCGAACTCTTGCCAGTCAAACCAGGTTCGGCCGGTGTTCCGATTCCGGGCTATCGGGTGGAGGTCGTTGACGACGAAGGCACGATCGTTCCGCCCGGCGAGATTGGCTCGGTCGTGATCCGACTCCCCATGCCGCCTGGCACGCTGCCAACACTTTGGAATAACGAAGCCGGATATGAATCCTCGTATCTCTCCCGATATCCAGGCTATTACCTGACCGGCGACGCCGGGTTCAAGGACAACGACGGTTATATCTCGATTATGAGTCGCATCGACGACATCATCAACGTGGCGGGCCACAGGCTCTCGACGGGCGGGATGGAGGAGATCCTGGCCGATCATCCCGACGTCGCCGAATGCGCGGTGATCGGGGTAGATGACGACCTCAAGGGTCAGGTCCCGATCGGGTTCGTAGTTCTCAAGAGCGGCGTCGATCGAGACCATGCCGAAATCGTTGCCGAGCTGGTCGCAGCCGTCCGACAGCGGATCGGCCCGGTGGCCGCGTTCAAGGAGGCCACGGTCGTTGCCCGGCTGCCCAAGACCCGATCGGGGAAAATCCTACGATCGACCATGCGGAAGATCGCCGAAGCACAATCGTGGTCGGTCCCGGCCACGATTGACGACCCCGTCATCCTCGAAGAAATCGGAGAGGCGCTCGCCACTATCGGATATCCGAAGGTTTGA
- a CDS encoding Glu/Leu/Phe/Val dehydrogenase, protein MGVFSSADRDGHTHVLYGADDASGLRAIIAIHSTALGPALGGTRFYPYTSDQEALRDVLRLSKGMTLKNSAAGLDHGGGKAVIIGDPRQIKTEDLLLAYGRLIESLGGRYVTAEDVGTTIEDMECVRRETRWVTGTSSVNGGSGDPSPATALGLFFSLQAAAGYVFGSTDLRGRRVAVQGVGKVGMDYVGLLVEAGAEVLVADAWEPAVDRAVERFGVKEIPKEDILFADVDILSPCALGAVFDVQSIPKLNCRLIVGSANNQLATDADAQRLAERNIVYVPDFVANAGGVINVADELHGYKPERAIAQVQGLGDRTLAILESARALSITPNEAAVRMAMARIEAISTLPTR, encoded by the coding sequence ATGGGTGTATTTTCCTCAGCGGACCGTGACGGGCATACCCACGTTCTGTACGGCGCTGATGACGCGAGCGGCCTGCGGGCCATCATTGCCATTCATTCGACTGCCCTCGGGCCCGCCCTGGGTGGCACCCGTTTTTATCCGTATACCTCCGACCAAGAGGCGCTTCGAGACGTCTTGCGTCTTTCCAAGGGGATGACCCTCAAGAACTCCGCAGCAGGACTCGATCACGGCGGCGGAAAGGCGGTCATTATCGGGGACCCCCGCCAGATCAAGACCGAGGATCTTCTCCTGGCCTACGGCCGGTTGATCGAGTCGCTGGGCGGCCGGTACGTCACCGCTGAGGATGTCGGGACCACGATCGAGGACATGGAATGCGTCCGGCGCGAGACGAGATGGGTCACCGGAACGTCATCGGTCAATGGCGGATCGGGCGACCCTTCGCCCGCTACTGCCCTCGGCTTGTTCTTTTCTCTGCAGGCGGCGGCCGGCTACGTCTTCGGTTCAACCGACCTGCGGGGCCGCCGGGTGGCCGTCCAGGGGGTCGGAAAGGTCGGGATGGACTACGTCGGACTGCTCGTTGAAGCCGGAGCCGAGGTCCTCGTCGCTGACGCCTGGGAGCCGGCGGTCGACCGGGCCGTGGAGCGGTTTGGCGTCAAAGAGATCCCGAAGGAAGACATCTTGTTTGCCGACGTCGACATTCTTTCGCCGTGTGCTCTTGGAGCCGTCTTTGATGTGCAAAGCATTCCGAAGCTCAACTGTCGTCTCATCGTCGGATCGGCCAACAATCAACTGGCCACCGATGCAGACGCTCAGCGACTCGCCGAACGCAACATCGTGTACGTCCCTGATTTCGTCGCCAATGCCGGAGGGGTCATCAACGTCGCCGACGAACTGCATGGGTACAAACCCGAGCGGGCTATTGCCCAGGTTCAAGGGCTTGGCGACCGGACTCTGGCCATTTTGGAATCGGCCAGAGCTCTTTCGATAACCCCCAACGAGGCGGCCGTGCGGATGGCTATGGCCCGGATTGAGGCAATCAGCACTCTGCCAACCCGCTGA
- a CDS encoding N-acetylmuramoyl-L-alanine amidase has protein sequence MFGRRRFLKLIVGLGTVGAGVGWLRQEAGAALPVTLGQASFESVASSSTVPPPVPTTAPDSLAPLELVIISKEGWGASPVVGTFVEHEITRITIHHTASLLEDNSDAPGRMREHQAYHQQDLGWPDLAYHYIVDRNGHIYEGRPVWAVGDTSTNYDPTGHLLICCEGEFNSQLPSEPQLASTVGLIAWGSSKFGVGLDTVFGHRDVASTSCPGDAVYTQLGSLVARSDRLLGDSIVTLTTLDDRSGLVLVADVEAGRV, from the coding sequence ATGTTTGGTCGTCGTCGGTTTCTCAAATTGATTGTTGGGCTCGGAACCGTCGGCGCCGGGGTTGGTTGGCTACGGCAAGAGGCCGGCGCCGCCCTGCCGGTTACGCTCGGACAAGCCTCCTTCGAGTCGGTTGCTTCGAGTTCGACGGTCCCGCCTCCGGTTCCTACGACCGCGCCTGACAGCCTCGCCCCGCTCGAGTTGGTCATCATTTCCAAAGAAGGTTGGGGCGCATCGCCGGTGGTGGGCACGTTCGTCGAACACGAAATCACCCGCATCACGATCCATCACACGGCCTCGCTTCTTGAGGACAACAGCGATGCTCCCGGCCGTATGCGCGAGCATCAGGCGTATCACCAGCAGGACCTGGGATGGCCCGATCTTGCCTATCACTACATCGTCGATCGGAACGGGCACATTTACGAGGGCCGTCCTGTCTGGGCGGTCGGAGATACCTCCACCAACTATGACCCGACCGGCCACTTGCTTATCTGCTGTGAAGGGGAATTCAACAGCCAGCTGCCATCGGAACCGCAGCTCGCTTCTACAGTCGGTCTTATCGCCTGGGGTTCCTCCAAGTTCGGCGTCGGCTTGGATACCGTGTTCGGGCATCGTGATGTAGCGAGCACCTCGTGCCCGGGGGACGCGGTGTACACCCAGTTGGGCTCGCTCGTCGCCCGTTCTGATCGTCTGCTTGGCGACTCCATAGTCACGCTCACAACGCTCGATGATCGCTCGGGTCTCGTCCTGGTGGCTGACGTCGAGGCTGGTCGGGTTTAG
- a CDS encoding nuclear transport factor 2 family protein has product MSDPLTAWHRFIAEKDIAYLDNLLDDNVSFRPPTYWKTRIGKPITMLILSSVMEIFEDFEYRRQWIDGENWALEFSARIGDLALKGVDLIRLENNKIVDLEVLIRPPNAINALRHEMVTRLAALGGE; this is encoded by the coding sequence ATGAGCGATCCACTCACAGCCTGGCACCGGTTCATCGCCGAAAAAGACATTGCCTACCTCGACAATCTTCTCGACGACAACGTCAGCTTCCGACCGCCAACGTATTGGAAGACCCGGATTGGGAAACCAATCACCATGCTGATCTTGTCGAGCGTGATGGAGATTTTTGAAGACTTCGAATACCGCCGACAGTGGATCGACGGCGAAAATTGGGCGCTGGAGTTCTCGGCCCGTATTGGCGACCTGGCCCTCAAAGGCGTCGACCTCATCCGACTTGAGAACAACAAGATCGTCGACCTCGAAGTGCTCATTCGCCCACCGAATGCCATCAATGCTCTCCGCCACGAAATGGTCACACGATTGGCCGCCCTCGGCGGCGAATGA
- a CDS encoding MFS transporter → MTAVSDLDWRLIASAVLVITVSTLPAFITAAAIAQAGPDIGYGPQKLGILTSIYFLTAAVSSSRIGNLVERVGWRRTMRFNAIAASILLLVVATAVRNIWTLGLVLAVAAAIYGAANPAANLALARHIPEDRRGLVFGIKHAGIPTASFLAGIAIPAVVLTLGWQWAYAFGAMIAVGVFWLIPTDTGRPTDSQPTDQRTPMTSRWLAVLGIGSGFATLAAGILGTFHVDAAIAYGFSEADAGTLLAVASLTTIVARATYGHLADRTGASGLGFMIWLSVLGAACFFALGTSRSIWFAAITLAAFSTGWAWPGLLTYGVVRANAGRPAGSTAITQAGIFLGAGAGPALFGWLIENRSYQAAWNVTGISLLVAAGLVATVRTRGVPVA, encoded by the coding sequence ATGACAGCAGTATCCGATCTCGACTGGCGACTCATTGCCAGCGCCGTTCTGGTGATTACGGTCTCGACGCTCCCCGCCTTTATCACGGCTGCCGCCATCGCCCAGGCCGGCCCCGATATCGGATACGGCCCCCAGAAGCTGGGCATCCTCACCTCGATCTACTTCCTTACGGCGGCGGTTTCGTCCTCGAGGATCGGCAATCTGGTAGAACGCGTCGGGTGGCGTCGAACGATGCGATTCAATGCGATCGCGGCATCAATCCTTCTCCTGGTGGTGGCAACGGCAGTTCGCAACATATGGACGCTTGGACTGGTACTGGCCGTCGCCGCGGCGATCTACGGTGCGGCCAATCCAGCCGCCAATCTCGCCCTGGCGAGACACATCCCCGAGGATCGCCGCGGCCTCGTCTTCGGTATCAAACACGCCGGGATTCCCACCGCCAGCTTCCTGGCTGGGATCGCCATCCCTGCGGTCGTACTGACGCTCGGATGGCAGTGGGCCTACGCATTCGGAGCGATGATCGCCGTCGGGGTGTTCTGGCTAATCCCCACCGATACCGGTCGCCCGACGGACAGTCAACCGACCGATCAACGAACGCCGATGACGTCGCGTTGGCTGGCCGTCCTGGGGATCGGGAGTGGCTTCGCCACCCTGGCGGCCGGGATCCTGGGCACCTTCCATGTCGATGCGGCCATCGCATATGGTTTCTCGGAGGCCGATGCCGGCACACTGCTGGCGGTCGCTTCGCTCACAACGATCGTCGCCAGGGCCACCTACGGACACCTGGCCGATCGGACCGGGGCGAGCGGTCTTGGGTTCATGATCTGGCTTTCGGTTCTTGGCGCGGCGTGTTTCTTCGCGCTCGGTACCAGTCGTTCGATCTGGTTCGCGGCGATCACCCTGGCGGCGTTTTCAACGGGATGGGCATGGCCGGGGTTGTTGACCTACGGCGTGGTGCGGGCCAACGCCGGTCGGCCCGCCGGATCCACTGCGATCACCCAGGCGGGAATCTTCCTGGGAGCGGGTGCCGGCCCGGCGCTATTCGGTTGGCTGATCGAAAATCGGTCATATCAGGCTGCCTGGAACGTCACCGGTATCAGCCTGCTCGTTGCCGCCGGACTGGTAGCTACCGTTCGGACACGAGGCGTACCTGTCGCGTAA
- a CDS encoding acyl-CoA dehydrogenase family protein: protein MQFTDEHHQFRKVVREFFEREINPHVDEWEELGMMPLHDIFRQMGALGFLGLEYDPEFGGQGADHLFTVVLAEEAGRAHNGSIGMALGVQVDMATPSLAQFGTSEQKTKFLVPALRGEMVCGVAVTEPDAGSDVAGIKTRAVRDGDEWVINGSKIYITSGLQADWLCVLIRTSDEGGYEGMSQVIVETKTPGFDVSKKLDKLGMRASDTGLLSFTDMRVPVANTIGNIGTGFQQQMSQFVVERMWAAYSSVGGMDLALERTKNYLKERQAFGKPLIKNQYIQFKLAELAAEVDLLRHYNYALAASHMRGENPVRMATIAKLKSGRLAREVGDWCLQFHGGVGYMEETWTARYVRDARLGSIGGGADEVMLQVLARMDGYS, encoded by the coding sequence GTGCAATTCACCGACGAGCACCACCAGTTCCGAAAAGTCGTGCGAGAGTTTTTCGAACGTGAGATCAACCCACATGTCGATGAGTGGGAAGAACTCGGCATGATGCCGCTGCATGACATCTTCCGGCAAATGGGGGCACTGGGTTTCCTCGGCCTCGAGTATGACCCGGAATTTGGCGGTCAAGGTGCCGATCATCTCTTCACCGTGGTTCTCGCAGAGGAAGCTGGCCGCGCTCACAACGGGTCAATCGGCATGGCCCTCGGAGTTCAGGTCGACATGGCTACCCCATCCTTGGCCCAATTCGGGACCTCCGAGCAGAAGACGAAGTTCCTGGTGCCGGCACTGCGCGGGGAGATGGTGTGTGGCGTTGCCGTAACCGAGCCCGACGCGGGGTCCGACGTCGCCGGCATCAAAACCCGCGCCGTTCGCGATGGTGATGAGTGGGTTATCAATGGGTCCAAGATCTATATCACGAGCGGCCTCCAGGCGGACTGGCTCTGTGTGTTGATCCGCACGTCCGATGAAGGCGGATACGAGGGAATGTCACAGGTCATTGTCGAAACCAAAACTCCCGGCTTTGACGTCTCGAAGAAGCTGGACAAGCTCGGTATGCGGGCTTCGGACACCGGCTTGCTGTCATTCACGGACATGCGAGTTCCGGTGGCCAACACCATCGGGAACATTGGAACGGGCTTCCAACAGCAGATGTCTCAGTTTGTCGTCGAACGAATGTGGGCGGCGTACTCGTCGGTCGGCGGTATGGATCTGGCACTCGAACGCACCAAGAACTACCTCAAGGAACGCCAGGCATTCGGCAAACCATTGATCAAGAACCAGTACATCCAGTTCAAGCTGGCCGAACTGGCGGCAGAGGTCGACCTGCTTCGCCACTACAACTATGCCCTGGCCGCCTCGCACATGCGGGGAGAGAACCCGGTCCGCATGGCCACGATTGCCAAGCTGAAGTCGGGCCGCCTGGCCAGAGAAGTTGGTGACTGGTGCCTCCAGTTCCACGGTGGCGTCGGGTATATG
- a CDS encoding rRNA methyltransferase — MIEWFRQATVDPSLVVLEGFHAVKHAHRFGAEVVAVIHDQERVLDQLTAVAPDMMRVVQQASPVDAETFASLFRHPHPTGLAAVARRPLPIDVNEITRTSPIVFLDGPRHLGNIGATIRISAAGGASGLIVTGDVNPWHPAALRGSAGLHFALPIIHAAEMPPTDRPIIAFDPEGDDAAGYIPPTDAILAFGSERTGLSDTTKAAADHLIAFPMRGGVSSINLAASVGIGLYMWRLNQATQAEV, encoded by the coding sequence ATGATCGAATGGTTCCGGCAGGCAACCGTCGATCCTTCACTCGTAGTTCTTGAGGGTTTCCACGCCGTGAAACACGCCCACCGTTTCGGGGCGGAAGTGGTGGCAGTGATTCACGATCAAGAGCGGGTACTCGATCAACTGACAGCCGTTGCTCCCGACATGATGCGGGTCGTCCAACAGGCAAGTCCCGTTGACGCGGAGACCTTTGCCAGCCTGTTCCGGCACCCACACCCGACCGGCCTGGCGGCGGTCGCCAGGCGGCCACTGCCGATTGATGTCAACGAGATCACACGGACCTCGCCAATAGTATTCCTCGACGGCCCACGCCACCTCGGCAACATCGGGGCGACCATTCGCATCTCGGCGGCAGGTGGAGCCTCGGGGCTCATCGTGACTGGCGACGTGAACCCGTGGCACCCGGCGGCCCTCCGGGGGTCGGCCGGACTCCATTTCGCCTTGCCAATAATTCACGCCGCAGAGATGCCGCCCACCGACCGACCCATCATTGCGTTCGACCCCGAAGGCGACGATGCCGCCGGATACATCCCTCCAACCGACGCCATCCTGGCATTCGGGAGCGAGCGCACGGGATTATCCGATACAACGAAGGCCGCCGCTGACCACCTCATCGCCTTTCCGATGAGAGGCGGGGTGTCGAGTATCAACCTGGCAGCCTCAGTCGGAATCGGTCTCTACATGTGGCGCCTCAATCAAGCCACTCAAGCCGAGGTATAG